The sequence below is a genomic window from Aureispira sp. CCB-E.
GGATTGTTGATTTACTGGAATGAAAAATCGGATAATGATTATCGATTTGACTACTGTTCATCTTATTTACAAACACCTTTAATGAGTGGTTCTAAATCTTGCCCACGATAAAACTACAATTGTTATGAAAATATATTATAGCATCTTATTTATCTTTTTTAGCTATACTCTTGTGGCACAATTTAGTGTAGAGGCTATAGTAGGGACAGGCTTAAATATGTCAATTCATCGCCAATATGTATCCCAAGAGAAGCCGAGACCTAATTTTACGGCTGAAACGCATTTTCCAGGAGGAGGGTTGGACATAGGCTTTGGAGCTAGGTTGGGATTTGATGACCGCCTTTCTTTTGGTCTGGGGATAGAATATCAGTATAAAGGACACGAAGGAAATTACATAAAGCAAGCTTATATAAATCCAGAAAACAGTAAATACTGGTTTCATATTTTGGTTATACCAATAGATGCGCAATATACTTTGCCCAATAACATAGGTTTCCATTTAGGGGTAGAGTTGGGCAATATTTTAGGACCTTGGTTCAACAATGGATTTTTGTTTTATCAAAACAAGGTAATGGTGGGAGCCTTGACAGGGATTTCGTACACCAAAGGGCGTTTTCGATTTGAGCTCTTATACAAGCACTATTTCAATTATTATATGAAACAGACCATTTACATAGGCAGTACTGCATCTGGCTTTGTAGAGTTTTCAGATTACAATCGTTTTCACGATATACAATTGAGAATAGCTTTTCGTTTGTTTCGGGTGAATTAGGAAATAAAAGAACGGGCAAAGTCTATGTTGACCTTGCCCGTTTTGTATCTAAGGTTTACCGAATAATCGTAATTCTTTGAGTTGATTTTAGACCACTTTGTGTGATACTGATATAATAAATCCCATCAGGTAAAGCAGATGTATTGATATGATTGGGCTCGTTTAAGTCCATTTGACCAATAGAATAATCTACCATAGTTTGTCCCACCATATTAGCAATATGAATGTGTAAAGGTGATGAAAAATCATTTCCAGTATACTCAAATTGAATATAGTCTTTTGCAGGATTTGGATGTAGTTCTGTGGTTAAGTTGTATCCTAATTCTTTGTCTGAACGTACGCTAATAATAGGAGACTGAGTAATGCTACCATCTATAGCTATAATTTTTAACCTATAGTAAGTCGTAGGAATAAAAGGAATTGGATCTACAAAAGAATATTTTCTTTGAGTAGGATCACTATTAACAATATCTGTTGTCTCCCAATTAATGCCATCGGTACTTTTTTCGATTCTGAAAAACTCTAAGTTTTGAGTGTTATCAATAGTCCAACTCAAGAAGTTTTTGGAACCGATTTGTTTGCCCTTAAATTCTATCAAGTCAGTTGACAAAAGAATGCAATCAAATGAAGCAGGAAATGTAGTTGGTATATCAACAGTACATCCAATATCTGCCCAAACTCCAATTTCTCCATCTGAAAATGTTTTCATAGAAACACTACAATCTGTTTCTCCTAGACTACAAGCAGTAATGTCTTTAACTTGCAGAGAGAAACAAACTTGCCAGCCCCCAAGATCAGCACATTGAGGAAAATTGTTGTCTCCGTAACTACTGTTAGGGTCTGTTTCTGGCGTGTTGCAATCACCACTAGGCGAAGCATAAGAAGTTAAAAAGAACCAACCTGCTCCAACATTATCTCCAGAATTTAATCCTGTTGGGTTGGGGGTGGTTAGGTTATAGGTTACGGCTCCATCAGGAAACCATGCCCAAGAACCTGGAGAATCTCCCTCACAAGGATTGGGAGGGCCTGTTGTTGAAGGTCCAATAACCCCAACTGTAGACAAAGGCGTTGGCAAACTAGTAGGTTGACCTTGTGCATCGAAAGATACAGGATCCCAGCAGTTTCCAAAACTAGGAACAATGCCATGAAGATAATTGCAATTGGTTGTAGATGAAATATAAGAATTGATGGTATAACAAAAAGTAACAACCTCTCCAGCTTGGAAAGGTCCCGTCAAAGGAGACCCCATAGAAGTGCTTGTTACCTCAAGCCTATTATCTACATTACAAGCACTGTTGTCTAAATCTTGACTCAAGCACAAATCAAATACTCCAGTATTCCCTGAAACATCCGATACGGCAAGAATATAAGTCGTATTAGGCGCTATATTAATTTGTGTCGCAGCAGCACTACCTCCTGTTCCTTCTGTACAATTGATAATGGTAAAAGGTCCACAACTATTGGTAAATAAGGTAAACTCAGGGTTTGATAAGTCGGTACTCGTTAGGTTTATATCTAAAGTAGCTGCTGCTGCATCAGTGGTAAAGGTATACCAAACGGTTTCATTTGGAAGGTCATAACAGTTGTTTCCTGTAAAGTTAGGACCAGCAGTAGCTCCATTGTTACAGTCATTAACACAGGCTGCAGCTCCTCCAGAAGCGTTTAAAGTAATTGTCGCTGCAGAGGTACATTCGTTGTTGTCTGTACAACTAGAAGGGGCAACATCTTGGCTGATACATAAATCAAAAGTCCCTTGATCTGCCGTAGCATCTGAGACGGCAATTAGATAGGTGGTGTTAGGCGTAACAGTTACATTACTAGAGCTAGCCGAACCACCAGTGCCTTCTACACAATCAATAACTGTAAAATTGCTACAGTCAGGAGTTGTAAAAACTGTAAATTCAGGGTTGCTAAGTGTAGCACTAGTAAGATTAACACTCAAAGAGGTTGCTGTTGCATCAGTAGTAACAGAATACCAAACGGTATTGTTAGGAAAATCAAAGCAATTGGTTCCCGCAAAGTCAGGACCAAATGAAGCTCCTGTATTACAATCGTTGACACAGACATCTGCCCCACCAGTAGGGTTTAAGGCAATAGATGCAGGGCTACTACAATCTTGATTATCGATACAACCAGGTGGAGGTGCAGGATTGTCTACACAAACACTCAATGTTCCTGTGCTGTTATCGTTATTACTAGAAACAACAATCCAGTAGGTTTCTCCTATTGTTAATGGAGTAGTAGCAGCGCTAATACTCGTATAATTACCATTTTGGTCGTTACAAGATACTTCTGTAAAACCCGCACAGGTACTAGCAGGAGTTCCTGATACAACCAAAAATTCTGGACGCCAGCCATTGGCCGTACTGCTTACTGTTATATTGGCGGAAATTCCTTGTGCTGTAAATTGAAACCATGTATCGTTATTTCCTTCTTCGCAAGACCCTGCTCCTAGTGCATTCGTAGTACTTGGAGCACTCGTGGCACAGGTTGAACCTGTTAAGTCCGTGACGGCTACTGCCGATCCACAATCGTTCTGTGCACGGGCAAATAAACAAGTGAAGGTGCTCAACAATAGAGTAAATATTATTTTTCTAGTGTATAAATGCATCATATTATTATTCGCTTTTAGTTGGGTTAGGAGATATAGAAGCAGGAGTATGACTAAGGGGGAGGATGACAATCGTAACATAATTATCCCAATTAAACCGAACTATTTCGGTTGCTTTTCGGGAAGCTTTTATCGTTTCTAGCAAGCTCTGGGTATAAAGTACCTGATAATTGGCTAGGTTGGTCTCGACATAAAACGTCCCATCTAGTTCTTTTTTTAATAATTCTATATCTGAAGGAACAGTTCGTATGGCTTCAGAAGTAGAGGTTGTGGTGGGAACGACTGTTATAGGAGTTTTGGATAGCGTTGTTTGTCCCCAACTTAACCATGGCATAAAGGCAAGAAAGTACAGTAAAGTATATTTCATAAAATATATTTTAAGCATTAAAAAATAGATAGAATTGGGAAGAAATTGAGAAGGAATAGTGGAGGGTAATTGTTTACTTCTACTACTTTATGATCAAAAAAGAGCAAAAGTGAACTTAGTTGGACGATAATCTTAGGTAAAAGGGCTGATTAAAAGATGATAATAAGAAAGTTACTTATCCCAAACCACTACTATCAAATGAATAATATTGTTTTGTGATGGAATGTTTTATCCTTTTTAGGAGATAGATTTGTAAGAGCGTTTTTAATAGAACGGTGAATTAGAAAACTTTGTTGTGTGAAGAGTAGGGATATTGGATGACATACAACAACTACACTTATGACAACTAAATTGGTAAAAGGTTGGAATTTTGTAGTGATAAGCATATAAAAAAAAAGCAAGTTTCGACCGAAACTTGCTTTAAAATTTATTTTTTACTCCCACTCGATGGTCGCAGGAGGTTTAGACGTGATGTCATAAACGATACGATTGACATGTTGTACTTCATTCACAATACGAGTAGAAATAGCTTCTAAAGTAGGATAAGGAATTCTAGCCCAATCAGCAGTCATACCATCCAAACTTGTGACACCACGTAATCCGATGGTATAGTTATAGGTGCGTTCATCTCCCATCACACCGACTGTTTTAATTCCTGTTAAGACTGCAAAATATTGCCAAATTTCTTTCGCCAAACCAGCTTTACGAATCTCTTCTCTGTAAATCCAATCTGCTTCACGCAAAATATCCAATTTCTCTTCTGTAATGTCTCCGATAACTCGAATAGCGAGACCTGGACCAGGGAATGGTTGACGATCTACAACATGATCTGGTAAACCTAGTTCACGTCCAACTTCTCGCACCTCATCTTTAAACAAGTCACGCAAAGGTTCAATAACACCAGTAAAAGACATATCCTCTGGTAAGCCTCCTACATTGTGATGACTTTTGATAACAGCGGCATGCTCGCTACCACTT
It includes:
- a CDS encoding T9SS type A sorting domain-containing protein; translation: MMHLYTRKIIFTLLLSTFTCLFARAQNDCGSAVAVTDLTGSTCATSAPSTTNALGAGSCEEGNNDTWFQFTAQGISANITVSSTANGWRPEFLVVSGTPASTCAGFTEVSCNDQNGNYTSISAATTPLTIGETYWIVVSSNNDNSTGTLSVCVDNPAPPPGCIDNQDCSSPASIALNPTGGADVCVNDCNTGASFGPDFAGTNCFDFPNNTVWYSVTTDATATSLSVNLTSATLSNPEFTVFTTPDCSNFTVIDCVEGTGGSASSSNVTVTPNTTYLIAVSDATADQGTFDLCISQDVAPSSCTDNNECTSAATITLNASGGAAACVNDCNNGATAGPNFTGNNCYDLPNETVWYTFTTDAAAATLDINLTSTDLSNPEFTLFTNSCGPFTIINCTEGTGGSAAATQINIAPNTTYILAVSDVSGNTGVFDLCLSQDLDNSACNVDNRLEVTSTSMGSPLTGPFQAGEVVTFCYTINSYISSTTNCNYLHGIVPSFGNCWDPVSFDAQGQPTSLPTPLSTVGVIGPSTTGPPNPCEGDSPGSWAWFPDGAVTYNLTTPNPTGLNSGDNVGAGWFFLTSYASPSGDCNTPETDPNSSYGDNNFPQCADLGGWQVCFSLQVKDITACSLGETDCSVSMKTFSDGEIGVWADIGCTVDIPTTFPASFDCILLSTDLIEFKGKQIGSKNFLSWTIDNTQNLEFFRIEKSTDGINWETTDIVNSDPTQRKYSFVDPIPFIPTTYYRLKIIAIDGSITQSPIISVRSDKELGYNLTTELHPNPAKDYIQFEYTGNDFSSPLHIHIANMVGQTMVDYSIGQMDLNEPNHINTSALPDGIYYISITQSGLKSTQRITIIR